CATtgcaacaagaaaagaaagcatATCGATTAAGACTTGTAAGGTCAGGGGGAGAAGGGGAAAAAATCTCCCATTTGCTGTTCGCCGATGATATCCTGATTTTCTGCAAGGCCAACGAGGACCAAGTGACTTTTTTGAGCTGGacacttatgtggtttgaggcaataTAAGGGTTAAAAgttaatttggataaaaatgaGCTGATCCCAGTGGGAAATGTTGAGAATGTGGAGGAGTTAGCTTCCGAGCTTGGTTGTAAGGTGGGTAGTTTACCCTCCACTTACTTAGGGATGTCGTTGGGTGCTCCTTTCAAGTCTGTGGCAGTTTGGGATGGAATGGAGGAGAGATTCTGTAAgagattggctatgtggaaaCGCCAATATATCTCCAAGGGAGGGAGAATTACTTTGATTAGAAGAACACTATCCAACTTACCTATTTACTTCATGTCTATTCTACAAATGCCAAGGGGAGTCAAATTAAGGTTGGAGAAGATTTAGAGAGATTTTTTGTGAGGAGATGGGGCCCTAGACCGGAGACCTCACTTAGTAAGATGGGCAATAGTGCGTCTTGATAAGATAAAAGGGGGATTGGGGGTTAAGAGCCTTTCTACGCTTAATAAGGGCCTCCtttgcaaatggagttggcacTTTCGATTGGGAGGCATCTTGGGGCAAAGTTCTAACCTTGGACCAAGTTAAAAAGAGAGGTCGGGCcttagcaaatagatgttatCTTTGTCAAGCGGAAGAGGAATCCATTGACCAtctccttcttcattgtgaGAAGAAAAGGGCAGTGTGGGAGttgtttttcactctttttaGAGTGTCTTGGGTGTTTTTGTCTTCGGTTAGGGAAACCTTATTGGGTTGGAACGGTTTCTTTAAGTTAGTTTAGAGAGCGAGCGGGTCCCGTTTGCATTTTTTGGATAGTTTGGAAGACAAAGAATAAAATTGCCTTTAAAGATGAGGTGTTGTCCATCCAAAGGTTGAAAACTTCTTTTCTTAACTCACTTTGGTTGGGGACTAAATTGTTTACAAAAGATGGTCCATCGACTTTTTTGGAACTTTTACATTGGGTGGGTCCACATTAAGGGAGGGGTTGttttttgtatatctttgtgaacaggtttttgttttctcttataAGGGGGTGAGTTTTACTTCTCTTTACTGTACATTTTGAGTCGCTATTTTAGCGTCTCCCCGTAATACAATACTTATCTTATCAAAAAAAGACTTGTAAGGAGTATAGACTGTAGGAAATTAGAGGAGAAATTGATGTTtctataaaattgataaaaaaaaatgaaatacaaccAAGGcctaaataaatagaaattgaaaGTCGGTTCAAATTGGAATCTAACCAAATTTCTTTCCTACTTCTATGCTACTAACTTTGAAAGACTCAAAGTttacaattattcaaatttggatgataataattgaaattgaataaactttaaactaaaaacaagatAATCTCTTAAAAGATTATTCAAATgacctttttccaaaaaataaaattgagctCAATTAGAAAGAATGAGAAGGATGGATTAGGTTAAAAGGAAACCAAGCTTGGCAAGTTCTCTATCAAATGTTTTTGCATTTCCTTAGCCCAAGGAAGAATTGAGCCATTCCCCACAAGCATAGTGTGAAACCAATGAATACCAACAAAGGTGGATTTCTTCGTAAGGAAAGTTGTTTGGGGAAGGATTTTAACATTTGATCAACTCAGAAGAAATTGATGGATTATAAGGAATAGACATTACCCTTACCCCtctaaaagggaaaaagaatcGGTTGATCACATGCTTCTTCACCGTTCTTAAGCGAGAATCATGTGGGAGTCGGTCTTTCCTTTATTTGGAGTGACATAGGTAATGCACTCCTTTGTAAAAGGAAATCTCTTGAGTAAGCATGGTTCCTTTATGGGGAAGAAACAGAAGAAAACTTGGAAGGTTGCTCTTTTGTGCCTATTTTAGGCGTTatggaatgaaagaaatagGTTATTTGAAGATGCAAAATAGTTAGTTCAAGCAATCAAATTTTCCATTATGTATCTTTTTGGATTGGGCCAAAGTGTACTTAGATGATTGTTCTATGACCATGAAAgtattttgtagattggttgagtTCCAAGGAAagagatgttatttttgttgTCTCTTATATACATTGTGTACTCTACTTGGGGGTCCTTTTACCTGGAGTGGAGGGGTGAACAATCAATCATTGTCAAGGCTAAATCATTTTTTGGTAAATGAGTGGGACTGCCATTTTAGCGGGTCAAGGTAGTGTGTCCTCTCGAGACCTGTGTCTGACCATTTCCCAATTCTTTTAGATGGAGGGGTCTGAGAAGAGGCCCCTCCcctttcagatttgagaatatgtggctaaaAGTGGAGGGTTTTAATGATATTATGAAGTCTTGGTGGGAGGAGGACAACTTTAGTGGCTCTTCAAGTTTTATTTTGGCGGAAAAATTAAAGGTCTTGAAGTTTAAATTGAAGGAGTGGAATAGAGATATTTTTGGAAGGGTTGAATTCAGGAAGGATTTGGCTCTGAATCAGGTGGAATTTTGGGATGCTAAGGAGAAGACTAGCAAACTATCTTTGGAAGAGTTGGAAGCTAGAAAAGAAGAGAgggaagaatataaaaaatgggttttgctaGAAGAGAAAActtggaggcaaaaatctaggAAAGTGTGGCTGAAAGAGGATGATAGAAATATGGGTTTCTTTCACAAGATAGTCAATGCTCACAGAAGAAAGAATAATGTGGACAAAATTAGGATTAATGGTGTTTAGCTTTCGGAGGAGACTGAATTCAAGGAAGGGGTGGTCAATGCTTTTCGATCTTTGTTGTCCAACCCGGGGGACTGGTGTCCTCCTTTATCCGGGCTGCAGTGTGAGACTTTGAAGAATTTGGATGCTTTTGCTTTGGAGGTGCCGTTCACGAACGAGGAGGTGCTTGGTGCGCTGCTAGGATGTAGTGGGGACAAAGCTCCGGGGCCTAATGGCTTCTCTATGGCTTTTTGGCAGTTTGCTTGGGACTTTGTGAAAGATGATGTGATGAGTTTTTTAAGGGAATTCTATGAATATGGTAAATTTGTTAAAAGTCTAAATGCAAATTTTCtggttttaatcccaaaaaaagcGAGGGCTGGAGATTTAAGGGATTTTAGGCCTATAAGTTTGTTGGGAAGTCTGTACAAGTGGTTGGCCAAGGTTTtagccaataggctaaaaaaGGTGGTCTCTAAGGCCCAAGGGGCTTTTGTGGAGGGAAAACAAATCCTAGATGCAGTGTTGATAGCTATTGAAGCCATTGATTCGGTCCTGAAGAATAATGAGAATGGTATTTTGTGCAAACTTGACATAAAGAAGGCATACGACAATGTGGACTGGTCTTTTTTTCTCACAGTTATACATAAAATGGGTTTTAGGGAGAAATGGATTGGGTAGATCATGTGATGCATTTCCAATGCAAGCTTCTCTATGCTGGTTAATAGCACCTATACGGGTTTCTTTGAAAGCTGAAGGGGATTGAGGCAGGGCGATCCACTTTcgccttatttatttgtgattgaTATGGAAGTGTTTAGTTGTTTTCTTAAAAGGGTTGTGGATGGAGGTTTTCTGTCGGCTTGTAAGGTGAAGGGTACGAGTGAAGAAAGGGTTCGGAtttctcatttgttgtttgtaGATGATACCTTGGTATTCTGCCAAGCTTCTCAAGATCATTTGACCTATCTTAGTTGgttacttatgtggtttgaggtcaTGTCGAGGTTGAGAATAAACTTGGAAAAGAGTGAACTAATTCCAATAGGTAGGGTGGAGAATATTGATGATCTTGCTTTGGATTTTGGTTGTAGAGTGGGTAGTCTACCGTCCACTTATTTGGGCCTTCCTTTGAGTGCTCCGTTTAAGTCAGTGACagtgtgggatggagtggaagagctGTTCCGTAGAAGgttggctatgtggaagagacaatacataTCCAAGAGAGGGAGGGCGACTCTAATTCGAAGCACTTTGTCGAATTTacccatttattttatgtccttgTTGCGCTTGCCAAGCTCAGTTAGACGGAGACTAGAGCAAATTCAAAAGGATTTCCTTTTAAGAGGTGGTAATTTGGAGCGAAAGCCACATTAGTAATATGGGAGTTAGTGTGCTTAAGTAAGGAGAAAGGGGGTTTGGGGGTCAAATGTCTATCCAATCTCAGTAAGGCTCTTCTTTGTAAATGGAATTGGCGTTTcgcaaatgagagagaggccttgtggaatcaagtaattagagggaagtatggggaagaaagAGGGGTATGGTGCTCTCGGGAACTGAGAGAGGTGCACGgtgtgggctttggaaaggAATAAGAATGGATTGGGATTTTGTGGGCTCTAGGATTTTATTCCTTATAGGTAATGGGCGGAGGGTGAattttggagggatagatggtgCAAGGATTCCACTTTGTGTGTGTCATTCCCTTCTTTGTTTGCTTTGTCTGTTGATAAGGAAGCGTGGGTGGCCGATATTTGGGACCCCTTGGCTCAGGGGGGTTGGGGGGGTTGGAATCCCTATTTTTCAAGagccttcaatgattgggaggtggaggaggtagAAAGATTCTTGGAGCGGCTTCATGGGAAGAGAGTGCATAGAGATGTGGATGATATGGTGTTTTGGACCGAAACAAAGAGTGGAAAGTTCTCGGTTAAGTCCCTCTACCTTGCTCTAGAAGTAGGTTGCCCTTTTTGTTTCCTTCTAGTTGCGTTTGGAATGTGTGGGTGCAACATAAGATTAgattttttgcatgggaggctacgtggggcaaAGCCTTAACCCTGGATCTTATTCAAAAAAGAGGATGGGCCTTGGCAAATAAATGTTTTATGTGCCTTGAGAAAGAGGAGACCATAGACCATCTTCTTCTACATTGTACAAAAACAAGGGTCTTATGGGATTTGCTCTTTAATTTGTTTGGGCTGTCATGGGTGCTGCCTTCAtcagttagagagactctccttagttggcatggttcttttgtgggcaaaaagcgcaAGAAGGTGTGGAAAGCAGCTCCTCTTTacattttttggatggtttggaaggcgAGAAATAGATTGGCCTTCAAGGATGATGTGTTGTCAATCCCGAGACTCAAATACTCTTTTGTTCTTTCTCTTTAGTCAAAGGCAaagttgtttatagttgattgccctctaactatagttagttttattgattggttgggttctagctAAGGTTGTTTGTTGGGCCAGCTAGgtgtttctcttcttttttggccattttggtggtgggtgtataggtattgtataccgTGAGTCGCTTTTTTGGCGCCTCTTTTTATATTAGATCTtttcttacctatcaaaaaaaaaaaaaacattgtgtactttggtgtgccACTTTtcaagtgcttttaatatattttcttgtctacctatcagaaaaaaggcaaaacaaaaTCAAGTACTAGGAATATATAAGGTAACAAAATAACAATCAATTAGATCCCTAAAATTAAGGAATTCACATATTTCTAACATCAATTCCTTTTTCCATGTAGAAAAACTAAAGTATGAGCCCAAGCAACATAATTAACaccattaaatttttaaatgttgacTTTGGTATTCCATCATACCTGAGAAGGTGTTACTTATCATTAGCCATGAAAAATTTTAAGGGATCCAAACACTTTGAAGCATAAAAAGTTGAACTCCCTTTCATCCTAAATATCAAAAACAATTTGTCCAATGCAACTAAACCAAGCACACCACTACTAATCAACCCTCAATAGTCCAGAAACAGAATATAAACCTTCTTAGACCAAAAGAGAACATTCCcaaatgcacaaaaaaaaaaaaaaaaaaaacatataataaaataactaataaaataaattaggaaatcaGCAGGACCAAATTGAACTAAAAACATCCGTCCAAACAATGCTAAATTTCAAATCCAAGAATAAGGGCCAAAATatcgaaaataaaaaataaaaaaatcaaaatttcaatcaaaTAACCTCAAAACCAGTTCCAAAACATCAGTTACCAGAAATATAACAGATCGGCCTGCAAATTTCCACTCAAGATGATGATATCAACATGACACCATCATGTTGCAAGCATGCtgacaggtttttttttttctaattcttttaattGTCTTGAAAATCTAGGGGAAATACTATGATCGTGCGctaataccatgttgaaacTATAAGTTTGTGATTCTAGCGTTTGGACAAATgagggaaaagagaagaaagaagagatGGAAGAGGTTTAGGCTTTTGTCTTGTTAACTCCCCCATGCCTTTCCACCTATTTATGCTATTGAgtcaaaaaagagaaaatcacAACACCCGAATATGATATTGTAATAACATACTCTAACATGTAGCAATTCTCTGGAGattatacaatatattttgtCCAACTCATCATTTCATGGTCCTATTGCAAACAATGGTCAATGGCTCGCGGAAGTGCAGAATTTCAATGCCATGCATATGCTGATGTAACCGCCATACTTAGCTATAATGTATACTTGTGGATTTGCCTGTTCCCTAACTGCAATGTGCAAATTTTTGGTGACAATGTTGGAGCCACATATCTAACAGCAAATCTTGTTTTCCTTAGCCCATGAAACAATTGAAGTTGCATAGCACATGAAACAATTGAAGTTGCATGTCACTTTTTTCTAGATAAAGCTACCAAGAACACACTTCAAGTTTAGTATCCCTGGACTTAGGATCAAACAGTTGACATTCTCACAAGCTATCGTAAACCACACATCTCACTGATCCTtcacaacaaaataattatttatctattGCCACTTACTTGCAAGGGCATATTGGAGATGACGTTTTAGTTTAAACCTAAAAACCTTTTCTCACATAcatcaaattttattgataagaTCAGTATGAAAAAGAGAATctctattcattttcttttaccttttataACAAAACATATGCAAATTTTCAACACCGGTTACCTCATGTGTTTACTATATTTCTAGTATTTATGCATGTATGTGTCATaatgtcaaaatttttatgAGAGAAATTTAAGCTCAGCTGAACCTATagaaaaagatagaagaaatgTGAGTAAATTACCGGTCTTAGAGTTGGTGGTGATAGAATATGCAATAATGGAGAAACCAAAGCTTCTACAAAAGATTTAATAGACAAATGCCTTGAAATATATGGTGCAATTTTGTTGTGCCAAGACCTCAAAATATCCCTCTTTTCCATGAATGTCGTTCGGTATCTGAATGTTTGTATTAAGATAGGGCAGTAAGAAATAATAATCCTTCCATGAATGACATCAGGTTCTAGTCTTGGACATACCTCATAAAAGACTTCGGCCATTCAATAATTGGTTTTTGAACTTGGGCTATTAAACGATGTAAACTAATTGCAGTAAGAGGCTGATAAACTGCAGAAAAGAACAAATGGGAAATGGtttaaaattatcatcaaaCATTGGAAAGTCAAAGTTGACAGCTACTACAATCATTTACCATTAAGAGACATCTGCTGTGTACGCATAACATATTGGTGCACTAGATCAGAAATGCCAAGAGTGTTTAAGCACTTGACCTTTAAGCCCACATGATTCAATAGTCAATTGCCTTGTGATAACAGATTTACTTAATGCCCtaagattaaatataattatatgaagTATACATCTGCAGTAGAATGTGCTTGAGGCTTACTGTCTTCTGCATTATTGGATCATGATAATGAAGctggaaaatattttcatggATGCCatccaaaattaaatcataGTCACCACTGCAGTCATTGAACACTAAAAGATAAATGAGCCATCCCTcgaaaaatgataagaaagcTATGTTCACTAGAATTTACAACCTACCGATTAGATATGAGAGGGTACAGAAAGTCAAATCCATTGGACATACCACTGCAGCAATTATCAGATCTTTTTGCTCGCTTCATTTTTCTATtctgaaaaatctaaaaacagTCCTCAAAGGTAAGAATGCTGGAAATGAATGCCAAAGTAGTAAAGATCCAGAGTGCTTGATACTTTCACTTTAAGTTACCTCTTTCCAGATATCAAAGATGCTTCTAGACATGTCCTTTTGACCTACCACTTGGGAACTGATCTCAAACTAACACCATGAAAAGCATATTAATAAATCAAGTTGGCATGATATCACATAAAGAGAAGAAACATGGATTAGAAATTCTCTAGAAATATGACTACTGCCACTCACACATCATTGGTTTCTTCTTGTGAAATGGATTACTCCATTCCTGGAAGCCCTAAACTAAAAGCAAGATGGTAGCTGAACAGGCATTCTCAAAGGTGAATGACCAACAGCAGGACCAGGATTCTTAGGTAAACTTTTACAACGAAAGCCTTCTGGAAAAATATGGCCTTTAAATGGTTGCAATTGATTTGAGGATGTCAAAGGGAGCCTTTCTGAAAGTCACAAAATTTTGTTGAAGACAATTTGTAACAGTAGAGATACACAAATCTCTTTAAATGGGTAGTAAAATTCAACCAAGCATGCATTTATTAATAAGGCATAACCCCTGTGCTAAACATGTCCTCATTCCAATTTAACTGAGATTCTATAATGTAACTGAAGTCAcactgtatttttttttttccctctttctttACACGTATAAGCCAGGGTATTCCCAcatgaaataaaatgataataattgatGAGAACAACTAGGGTAGAGGTGTAGCAGTTTCTTTATACTCCATGCTTCAACTCTAGAAAGTGATTTCATTCCTCCATGGCTAAGTTATGTGTCTCAACCCGCAAATCACCAGCAAATAAATTAGTACATCTATTTTAACTGAAAAATGGAGACTTTTTCCAAACCTTCTATTTCATCTGGAAGATTACTTGAATAATGAATATTTCACAAGACCACAGCAGCATCATTTCTTACCACATTGAGGGTTTGATTCTTCTTGTTGAGAAACTGTAGTGTGTTCAAGCACGAACGGATGTCACATTCTGGAAAATAGAAACAAAGTTCTacagaaattaaacaaaattcacAATGCAGATAGGAAAAAGATAATGTAAAACAAACATATGAAGAAGCAATCCTAATTTTTAGAATCACAAATACAACATTTCCAACACCAAAGGGAAGGTTAAAAATCTCAGAATAACCCATCAAGCATATAAAATGTCAATGTTTTGGCCATATCAATACCTTGATTGGCTAAATCAGATAATAGAAACCCAGAATGGAAGTAGATACTAACTCACCAGTATACTCTGCAAGTGCAGCAAGTGCTGTGGAATTTGTCTTTAGGCCTTCcatattacatatatatttgaGTCTAAAACACCATTTCTCAACAAATCAAAATTGATAGTAAGAATGAGAAATAGACAACACTAAAAACACATAGATTATGGAGTATGCGCTAATACCAAGATGGTTTGCCTAACTCATATTGGTATTAACCAGATCTGATTTAGATTTAcagtatatataaaataagaagaaagaagagatagagagagagagagggagagagagagagagagagcatgcCTCAAGCAAGTTGTCAATACTTAAAGGCCATAATACTTTATACAAATACCAGTATTATCCACTAACGCATTACTAATGCATGGCAAAACCAAACAAATATTGGGAGCACTAGATAATTTGTAAGCAGCAATAGAAATCAAATCAACTCATCAATGATTTAACCCCAAGTGCCTGAAGTAAGTAAGTAAGATTCTATTCCCCCCCCCCCcgccccaaaaaaaaaaaaaacaattacaaaagaaaagaaattgaataataGAATTCTTTGAGAGAATTGAACATCACTCTTTCAGAATGATATCCTaccttcaaataaaaaattagttaagaccaaaaaaagaacaaaaagacaAGATGCTTGTGATAATGAAGGAAAGTCAATTCAGTTTTTAAAATCAGATGCCacacataagaaaatattctgATAAGAGCTAGTCCCCAAAGGTGTAACTCAGCCATAGTGCCCTCTGGCAATGAACCAGAGGTCCTGAATTCGAATCTCCCCAATATTTAGATGGTGTAGAGCAAAGGGGTGAGCCAATGTCACCCAAAGTTTATTCACCAGCAGTCAAGATAAATGTCTTGCCATCAGGGTGGATTCCCcgttattaaagaaaataacaactaatatttgttatttaaatattatatgttaGCGTGATTATGTTGGAAAACCGAaactgatatggaaagaaataactttgtaaagctgtaaattatttattagttgtcaatctttgtatttttaggaaagtaattattaggagttatttattagttgtcaatctttgtatttttaggaaagtaattgttaggagttattctttccttttaatcagtgatttagtttcctaatttgaaggatttgtatatgttgtaaactctataaaagaataatctcaatgaaagaaaattattcccaTGAAACCCTATTCTTCAACTTGGTATCAAAGCTAGCAATTTGCTTGCCGAAATCCTccttcttcctctctttcaatccCTGTTCTCTGAAACCATGTCAGATATTTCAAACGAGTCCACTACTGTTCCTCAACCTTCTCTGAACAATCCTATCATCActgattcttcaaaaatcagtcCTACCACCTCGGAATCTCACTCTGTCCAAATCACCACGATTCGCTTGAATGGTGACCACTTTCTAATATGGTCTCAATCAGTTTGAATGTACATCAGAGGACGTGGAAGGATGGGCTACCTGACGAGTGAAAAGAAGGCTCCTGCAGTGGATGATCCGAACTATGCTATATGGGATGCTGAGAATTCCATGGTGATGACATGGCTTGTGAATtctatggaagaagacattagcTCTAATTACATGTGCTATCCAACAACAAAAGAGCTTTAGGAGAATGTAAATCAAATGTATTCTGATTTAGGGAATCAATCACAGATCTTTGAATTAACCCTCAAACTTGGTGAGATACAACAAGGGGAGGACAACGTCACAAAGTACTTCAACTCCTTGAAGCGGATCTGGCAAGACCTTGACCTCTTCAACACCTATGAGTGGAAATCTGCCGAGGATGGACTTCATCATAAGAAGACCATGGAAGACAATCGGATCTTCAAGTTCTTGGTTGGCCTTAATGTCGAGTTTGATGAGGTAAGGGGGAGAAACATTGGAAGACAACCCCTGCCTTCAATTGGTGAAGTTTTATCAGAAGTTAGAAGAGAAGAGAGTCGGAGGAATGTGATGTTGGGCAAGAAGGGACCTGGAGTTGCTATTGAAGGTTCAGCCTTGGTTACCACGGGTGGAGGCTATAATAAAGTTGCTGCGTTTCAGCGCAAATCAGATGAAAGACCACAGATTTGGTgtgatttttgcaacaaacctcgCCATACTCGTGAGAACTGTTGGAAAATCCATGGGAAACCTACaaattggaaaggaaaaacaggtgACAAACCAGGCCAAACCATTAATCCTACTGCTAATGAGGCTGAGACCAGCCCCTTCACCACTGAGCAAATGGAGCATCTTCTTGCACTGTTGAAATCCAACTTGACATCCGGTACTTCTAGTGTTTCTTTGGCACACACAGGTAATGAATTATATGTTCTATCTTGTCGTTTTAAATCTACTCCATGGATAATCGATTCTAGAGCATCCGACCACATGACCAATTTCTTAAACATGTTTGAATCCTATTCACCGTGTCCTGGAAATAAAAAGGTTCGGATAGCTGATGGTAATTTCTCACCTATTGCAAGAAAAGGTCTAATAAAAATCTCTGAGGGAATAGATCTTAAATCTGTTCTCCATGTTCCTAAACTTACTTGTAATC
This region of Vitis vinifera cultivar Pinot Noir 40024 chromosome 5, ASM3070453v1 genomic DNA includes:
- the LOC104878065 gene encoding uncharacterized protein LOC104878065 gives rise to the protein FVEKWCFRLKYICNMEGLKTNSTALAALAEYTECDIRSCLNTLQFLNKKNQTLNVFEISSQVVGQKDMSRSIFDIWKEIFQNRKMKRAKRSDNCCSGMSNGFDFLYPLISNRGDYDLILDGIHENIFQLHYHDPIMQKTVKCLNTLGISDLVHQYVMRTQQMSLNVYQPLTAISLHRLIAQVQKPIIEWPKSFMRYRTTFMEKRDILRSWHNKIAPYISRHLSIKSFVEALVSPLLHILSPPTLRPVALHLLSERERNDLAQLINAMVSYSITYKNMKSDPLHGTQLHEAASDGLSLSFDPPIADFVTFKGFSLGHYALGVAVKQLLMHEIEKKIFLQGSMSKTMHSTDGKRRENWAMTTEEKSRAQSGNVSHAAGCAENNIETAKSKASTSIVSSASGSSGSVEASVKLKSSRDVKKPPRGSTFFDRFKKLSSKGSQTTNLIQEPVTLERDSRPLLFKFNEGFTNAVKRPV